From a single Papaver somniferum cultivar HN1 unplaced genomic scaffold, ASM357369v1 unplaced-scaffold_19, whole genome shotgun sequence genomic region:
- the LOC113338947 gene encoding uncharacterized protein At5g01610-like → MDQILNKVGSYWLGKKANKEIDSVGDDITSLSSTIEGSAKWFVNKLKGKMQKPLPELLKEYDLPVGIFPRDATNYEFNEETGKLIVYIPAICEVGYKDSSCLRFSTTVTGYLEKGKLADIEGIKTKVMIWAKVTTISTEGTKVYFTAGLKKSRGRDAYEVLRDGFTIDKF, encoded by the exons ATGGATCAGATACTGAACAAGGTAGGAAGCTACTGGTTAGGCAAGAAAGCCAACAAAGAAATCGATTCAGTTGGAGATGACATCACT TCATTGTCAAGTACAATCGAGGGAAGCGCCAAATGGTTTGTCAATAAACTCAAAG GAAAAATGCAGAAGCCACTACCAGAGCTATTAAAAGAGTATGACTTGCCAGTGGGCATCTTTCCTCGAGATGCGACCAACTACGAGTTCAATGAAGAGACAGGTAAGTTAATCGTATACATTCCCGCTATTTGTGAAGTCGGTTACAAGGATTCATCATGCTTGCGTTTCTCTACTACTGTGACTGGGTATTTGGAGAAAGGAAAGTTAGCTGACATTGAGGGAATAAAAACAAAGGTAATGATTTGGGCAAAGGTAACTACCATCTCAACCGAAGGCACAAAGGTTTATTTCACTGCGGGTCTGAAAAAGAGCAGGGGTAGAGATGCATACGAAGTCCTTAGGGATGGATTTACCATCGACAAGTTCTAA
- the LOC113338908 gene encoding B3 domain-containing protein Os01g0234100-like — MEGKQKIPKGRFLKRMTRSSTKETDSSLTKVVPQQVVHNPTKEKKRTRSKTLLTATEDHRNKSLAQVGAEEIQSSLNPKYPSFIKIMLPSHVSNGFWLGLPATFCSLNLPKEDFDLTLLDEDGEEHTVKCLPRKFGLSGGWGTFSRVHKLAAGDAVVFQLVEATKFKVYIVRGTRGLACDIPEEGSDIADHSDAKERNKRKRVSSHPTVPLPGEDQDSVLSLPEDCNEMEMTKRRGQKQIKSDPSVPLHGEDRDVTLPLESSIQPDDNGNNEVEIDLNIMLSPESSRQPEGRSDEEVIDRNITLLLASSRQLDDHSSEEVIDSEVLERIKFSDSTFEVQDVTNLESFTIVVNGLIIDSEISANVRTKYYELCCSQKTHLHRHLIQGMNSKLVAGMICETVNIADAIRGSKLSTPKDEYKAWQKSLIGFKHLGMNVEFLLSRLDMLLKLALESEHALEYNEQDRAKEEELSTLEKRILELRNESTRLEKEVETLKVNAEKHEAFHNVVNSPW; from the exons ATGGAAGGCAAGCAGAAAATTCCCAAAGGCAGGTTTCTCAAGAGAATGACTAGAAGTTCAACTAAGGAAACGGATTCTTCTCTCACTAAGGTTGTCCCTCAACAGGTGGTTCACAATCCTACAAAGGAAAAGAAGAGAACAAG ATCAAAGACATTGTTAACCGCCACTGAAGATCATCGTAATAAATCATTAGCCCAAGTGGGAGCTGAAGAAATCCAATCGAGTTTGAATCCGAAATACCCTAGCTTCATCAAAATCATGCTCCCCTCGCATGTTAGTAATGGGTTTTGGCTG GGACTTCCTGCAACATTTTGCTCTTTGAATCTACCGAAAGAGGACTTTGATTTAACTTTGTTGGATGAAGATGGGGAAGAGCACACTGTAAAATGTCTTCCTCGGAAGTTTGGACTAAGTGGTGGATGGGGAACATTTTCCAGGGTACACAAGTTGGCTGCAGGAGATGCTGTGGTCTTCCAGTTAGTTGAGGCTACCAAATTCAAG GTTTACATAGTAAGAGGAACACGCGGTTTGGCATGTGATATTCCGGAAGAAGGGAGTGACATTGCAG ACCACTCAGATGCTAAGGAAAGAAATAAACGCAAGCGCGTATCATCTCATCCTACAGTCCCTCTACCTGGTGAAGATCAGGATAGTGTTCTCTCATTACCTGAAGATTGTAATGAAATGGAGATGACTAAAAGACGTGGACAGAAACAAATTAAGTCTGATCCTTCAGTCCCTCTTCATGGCGAGGATCGAGATGTTACTCTTCCACTAGAAAGTTCGATACAGCCAGACGACAATGGTAATAATGAAGTGGAAATTGATCTAAATATTATGCTTTCACCAGAAAGTTCGAGACAGCCAGAAGGCCGTAGTGATGAAGAGGTAATTGATCGAAATATTACGCTTCTACTAGCAAGTTCGAGGCAGCTAGATGACCATAGTAGTGAAGAGGTAATTGATTCAGAAGTTTTGGAACGTATAAAATTTTCCGACTCCACTTTTGAGGTTCAGGATGTTACTAATTTAGAAAGTTTCACCATAGTAGTCAACGGTTTGATTATAGATTCCGAGATATCTGCAAATGTTAGAACTAAGTACTACGAGCTCTGCTGCAGTCAGAAAACTCATCTTCATAGACATCTTATACAAGGGATGAACAGTAAATTAGTTGCAGGTATGATTTGTGAGACAGTGAATATTGCCGATGCCATCAGGGGAAGTAAGCTTAGTACTCCTAAGGATGAATATAAAGCATGGCAGAAGAGCTTAATTGGATTTAAACATCTAGGAATGAACGTTGAGTTCTTACTTTCTCGGTTAGACATGCTTCTGAAACTAGCCTTGGAATCAGAACATGCACTCGAGTACAACGAACAGGATCGTGCCAAAGAGGAGGAGTTATCAACTCTTGAAAAGAGAATTCTTGAACTCAGAAATGAGTCCACAAGGCTCGAGAAAGAAGTAGAAACTTTAAAAGTCAATGCAGAGAAGCATGAGGCATTCCATAATGTGGTAAATTCTCCTTGGTGA